The DNA sequence GAATCTAAATTCCGCGGATTACCACTGCCGGCGTGTAGGCACGTTAGTTGTCATTATATCTTGGCCGCGTCCTTCGCGGCTTCGCGTGCTCCTTGAACTCTGCGCTAAATTTTATGATTTTTTAATTTCGCACAGAGGCACAAAGAGTTTTTTGTCTTTAAAGGAGAGAATCTATTTTATCAAGCAACAGTTTATATCCATTTTCCCCGACTGTCTTTGTTCCTAAGGAAAACTCGGTTTTTTGGTCGAGGTCAGTAAATGGAATTTTATATTTTTCTAAAATAGAAGAAAGTTCTCTGTGAATAGGGGAAATAGAAAAAGTCGCAGAAGGGATTTTTAAATAAAGAGCTTCGAATACACTTTGACCGAAATATCCTAAGAACTTTTCGGAAGATCTCAATGTTTGCAGATATTGGACTCTTGAAAGTCTAGGAAAATATTCTATCTCATTTGTCCCAGGAGGAGTTCCTCCGATCCGGATCCTTTTTTTAGAAGAATTTTGGATCAGGAATTTATCCAGATTTTCGGATTCTTCCTTTCCTAAGTTTCCTGCGTAACAAAAAATCCTGTATTCTTTGGTTGGGATTTTATCTTCACTGATTGCAGAAGAGATCAAATTCGGAGGAATTAAGATCTGTTCCCAATTGAAATTCGGATCATTCCCCGGATGCGGAAGAAGATCCCAAAAATCATACTTCTCTTTATCTTCTCCGAAATGATCCAAAAGTAGGACTTTTGTTTTTTGATAAGAAATCGGGATCTCTATATCCCTATAATCTATTAGAAGAATATTATATTCTCCATCTTTTGGAAAAATTGATAACCATTCAGGCTCCCAATCTCTATAAGGAAGAAAAGAATATAAAAGGGAAGTCCTGGAAAAATGTCCGGAACCGAATTCTTTTGAGGGGGCAACCAGCACTCCAATTTTACCTTTGATCTTTCGGTTCGGAGAAGGAAGATCAAATTTTACCTGAGGAACATCTAAATTTTTTTGGAATAGAGAAGGTGTTTCTTTCTCCCATTCTAAAAATTCTTTTGTATTAAAATTATTAATAGTCTCAAAAGAATTTTGAGAGATTAGGTCGGAGATCGTTTCAAAATCTTCGGGGGTGTCCACTGTCAGTCTGAAATTTGCTAATCTGGAACCTTCTTCTTTTGTTAATAGGCTTCGTATTGCAGTGATCTTGTATTGAGTAGGATCTTCTTTTATATGGATGCTTACATGCTCTTTATGTCTTTCTTCTTGTTGTGAGGCGGAAAGATCCAGAAGTGCAGAAGTCCTAAAAACTTCTCCTCCTGTTCCGAGAGGTAATCCTTTAAAATAAGCTAAATCCGAATCCGATTCTATAAATGTTTGGATGAGTAGATCTAAGTGGGTTGTATCATAAAAAGGATTATCACCTGTCAGCCTCAGGATCGCATCGGCACCGAATTTTTCAGAAGCAAGAATATACCTTTGACGAACATCTTCCAATGGTCCGAAGAAATGATTCATTCCATTCTTTTTCAAAAAGGATCCCAGTTCCGAATCTCCTTCCGGGATCAGGTAAATAATCCTGGAATTCGGTAAAATTTTTAGAACTCTGGAATGGATATGATCTAAGATCGTCTTATCCGAATTGGAAGGTATCGGACGGATTACTTTTTTAGGGAATCTTGTAGATCCGGTCCTCGCTTGTATAAAAGCGAATAAAGAACGGATCTTAGGTTTAGGCGTTGAATGTATACCACTCATCGCAGGAAAGGCAAGGGGCAGGAATAGATTCGTGTGCTCCTTTCGCGGAAGAAGTGAAGAAAGGATTTCCTTTTGCCCAAATTTGTTCTAAGGAATCCTGATTTAGATTTCCTATCGAATGTTTTTTAGAGCCGGGAGTTTGTTTGCAGATGGAAACTTGGCCGTCTGCGTTCAAATATATATCTCTGGAAATATGCCAGCAGAAGTCTCTTCCTAAAGGTGTGAGATCCGAGGCTCTACGCTGAGGAAGAACATCCGAATAAGAATTATATTTTTGTAAAATGATTTCGTATCCTTCTTTTTGCGCCTGCTCATACCAGGAATCCAATTCAGGATCCACTTCTTGGATTTTCAGGAATTGTAGGTGGATAGAGGATTTGGGCAGCACTTGGGAAATCGCCGTAAGATTTTGTAAAACCTTGTCTAGGTTATCCTTTCCATAAAGTAGAGAATACGCTTTTTTATCTCTGGTAGTCATGTTTACGATCAAACTGACCTTCTTCTTTTCTTCTTCTTTTAAAGAAGAAAGTAATTTGATAAAACCGGAAAGATCCCCATATAAAGCCGACTCTATGAACAGTTCCTTTAGATTTGCAGAAGCTAAAGTTTTTTGGACAAGCTCTGAAAACTTTGGATGAAGTGTAGGTTCGCCCAATCCACCAAAACATACACTATATGGAAGACCTAGATTTTCTGCCTGAGATAAAAGTTTCTCTAAAACTTGAGGATCTAATATTATATTGTCGTCTTCCGGTTTTAGATTTTGTCTTGGACAGAAATTGCATTCGTATTCGCAGCCTCTGTACAATTCTACTTCGTAGTAACTCGGAGCAGAGCGGAATATTTCAGGACGGGAGATTAGGAAGGATTGGATCTCATCATACTTCCAGTTTTCCTTCTCCTTTAAAAAAGAAGATAAGAGTCTGAAAGATCTGGGATTGTTTGCGGAGAAGTCTAATCTCCATTGCCTCAAGTCAGGAGAAGTATAAAAAATTTCAGTATCAAATTGGTTTATATTTTTAGCTAAGAAATCTTGGGTTCCACCTGAGTATTCCGCAGGTAAACTTCTTACAAATTCTCTGGAAAGAATTCTAGGCACGATGCCCGGAGGAAGATTTTCAGAATAAGAATACTGGGCCAGATACTTTTCATGACGAAGAATTAATTCTTCCGTAAGAGCCGGGTCTAATATAGGTGCAAATCCATCAAAAACCAGGAAACAGGTTTCGTCCCATTCCGGATCTCCAGTTCTGGAATCTGGGAGTGAATCACAGATCTTAGAGAAAAATTCGGCTTCTGATCTTGATTCTATAATTATAAAATCAGAATATTCTAATTGACTGATTATCTTTTTGGATTCTTCGGCCGGTCCGAGTTTACGATTGGAATAAACTCGGATCCCTTTTAGGACAGAAGATAATTTTTTAAGCGTAAGTTCTAAATAACGAAGCTGGTTCCCCTGATCTATATTTCCTTTTACGGATATAAGATCTTCTTTTAGATAAAATACGATAGCTTGGGGAGGATATTTCATATTATAAGGAATTTGTTTCGCTTAAGATTTCCGAACTTAATCCAAGTTCAAGGTTTCTTGTTGGTCCGGGATCTTATTCTCTTTTTTATAAGCTTCGTCGAAGATCTGTATCGGCACGGTGGATCTGGATTCTCTTACCCATTTCATAAAATTTTCATCTTCTTTTTCGCGGCTGAGAAGATTCACGATACCTTGGCGAACGTTTTCTAAAGGAGTAGGCCTTTTACCTTCTACCTTAACGATACAATAACGCTTTCTTTCGTCTCTGAATACTTCCGAAACTGAACCAACAGGTATAGTTGATAATGCTACTGCAACGGAACGATTCGTTTTATATAATTCGAAAGAAGAAACCCAATCCATAAGCCCTTTTCTGGCTCTTAAGTTTGCATCCGTATTTCTTGGGGAACCTGCGATCAGGCCGAAAGAAGCCGGATCGGATAAGACATTCTTTTTGATCTCGCTTGCTTCTTTATGTATCCTGGATTCTTCCGTGATGGAATCATTATTAGGAGAGATTGCGATCTGTCTATATTGGACTTCGAATCCTACCTTCTCTCTATTTTGGGCATACCAGGATCGGATATCTTTATCAGAAGGTGGATGGTTCGGCACCTTGTATTGCATTAACTGAGTTTTTTTGATCTGGTAAGGAAGTTCCGTATACCAAAGTTCATAAGACATTCCGGCGCTAGACTCGACCGCCTTTTCGAATTGTTTACGAGAAGTGACCCCCATAAACTCCATTCTTTTTTCGATCTCGCTTTCTAATCTTTTTTCATTCACTTGGATGGATTCGTCTTCTGCGATTGAATCCACTACAGCTCTATCGATCAAAAAATCTATGATACGAGTACGTAGAGATTTTCTCATGTCCTCGTTTTTGAGATACTTAGTATTGGAAAGTTTTTGGTATTTATCTTGGGCATCGTCGAAATCCAATTCGCTGATGGATTGGTTTCCAACGGTTGCAATGATCTTATTTAAGGACTCGGCGGGACGGATCTCTGAAGTGAATACACTTAGAGAAACTATACCGGAGAATAAGGCGAGTTTACGCGAAAATGAGGCAGAGGATCCGGGAAAAATTCCTAACACAGGGAAAAGGATGCTCCCGATCCTCTCTTGTTCAACCGTTTTTCGAAAGCCCGAACGTCTCGTGGATCTTGTTTACGGCAGTTTCTGCATGAATTCTTGGGATTACGCAGGATATTTTGATCTCTGAAGTGGAGATCATTTCGATATTGATCTCTTTTTCTGCCAAAGCTTTGAACATTTGAGCAGCCACACCTACATGGGATTTCATTCCGATCCCAACTGCGGAAACGATAGAAATCTCCTCGTTGATCTCAGGCTTATTAGCTCCTTGAGAATTAGAGAAGGATTCCAAGATAGGAAGAGCCTGAACCAGGTCTTTTTTAGGAACTGTGAAAGATATAGTGTTTCTTCCATTATAAGGAGAAGATTGAACGATCACATCCACAAGAATATCTTTGGAGCTTAAGTCTCCGAATAGAACTGCGGCAAGACCAGGTTTGTCAGGAACATCCGCGATTGTAATTCTGGCTTGGTCGTTTTTTGCGGTAACTCCGCTTACTTTCAATTTTTCCATAATTTTGTCCTCGTTTACAACCAAAGTCCCCGGATTATTATTAAAACTGGAACGCACATGGATTACCACGTCGTAGTTCATTCCCAACTCAACACTTCTGGAATGAAGAACGCCGGCACCTAGGCTTGCGAGTTCCAACATTTCCTCATAAGTGATTTGAGAATGTTTAGTGGCTTGGGGAACCACTCTTGGATCGGCGGTATAAACACCGTCCACATCCGTATAAATTTCACATTCTTTTGCGCCAAGTACAGCAGCTAACGCTACCGCAGAAGTATCCGAACCGCCTCTTCCTAAGGTAGTGATATTTTCGTTTTGGTCTATTCCTTGGAAACCTGCTACGATCACAACGTTCCCTTCGTTTAACGCTGCATCTATTCTAGAACGATCCACTCCTTGGATCTTTGCATTGGAGAAGTTTCCGTCGGTGATCATTTTGATCTGGGAACCTGTGAATGATTTTGCAGGAACTCCTGCGTCCCAAAGAGCCATTGCAAGTAGAGAAATAGAAACTTGTTCTCCTGTGGACAATAGCATGTCCATCTCTCTCTTTGGAGGATTTTTGGTGATCTTATCGGCTAGATCCACCAGCTCATCCGTCGTATGCCCCATTGCGGAAACGACTACGACAACATGGTTGCCTTCTTCATGATAACGTTTGATTCTTCCGGCTACATTCCGGATGCGATCAGGAGATCCAACAGATGTTCCCCCGTACTTTTGGACGATTATGTTTGCCATCGCTGCCTACCATCTTTTTGGGCTTGGAGCGGGGATCAAGATAAATCAAATCCGGAAGGCTGGAAAGAATCCTTGTTTTCAAGGAAAGTTGGCCGATCTTTATGGAGAGTTCTCCCATCTTTGGGAGAAGGGGGCCCCCATTTTTTCTCCTATCGATTGGTATCTAATCTTAGCTTATATTATTTTTGCTTTTTCGGTCGGGCTTCTTCTTTCCTCTAAGGCAGGAGAAAGTTTGAGTTCCTACTTTGTAGCGGACAGAAAACTTCCTTGGTGGTGGCTCGGAACTTCTATGGTGGCGACGACCTTTGCCGCAGATACTCCTTTGGTCATCACAGGAATGGTTGCACTCGATGGGGTTGGCGGGAACTGGCTCTGGTGGAGTTGGGCGATCGGTTATTTGATCATTACCGTATTCTTTGCAGCTTCTTGGCGAAAGGCAGAAGTTCTTACGGATGTTGAATTTGTAGAATTACGTTACTCTGGAACAGGAGCAGTAATTCTAAGAGCTGCAAAAGCATTCTTCTTAAGTATTCTATTTAATTCCATCATATTGGGCTGGGTCTTTAAGGCAATGTCCAAGATCACCGCTCCTTTTTTAGATTGGAATGTATTACTTGGCGCAGAAGTATTCGGATCTATCTCTGATGTTTGGCCGAGTTTTTTATTATTAGGAGATTTGAATACTACTCTTACCGTTCTTATTCTTTTCTCTGTTGTAGTTTTCTATAGCAGTATGGGCGGGATCCAAGGTGTGATCCTGACGGACTTATTCCAATTTGCTTTAGGGATTGGCGGTGCAATTCTATTTGCGATCTTTGCGATCCAATATGTAGGCGGATTAGAAGGTCTTTATTCCAAATTAGAAACTTTGTATCCTGGAAAGTCAGAATCCATTATTTCTTTTTGGCCAAGGATAGGAGAAGAAGAACATGGACTTCCTCTTCAAGTTTTCCTAATATTCATCGGAGTTCAATGGTGGATACAATATCACTCGGACGGATCCGGATACTTAGCACAAAGATTACATACTGCAAAAACTCCTAAAGATGCGGAACTAGGTTCTCTTTGGTTTAATATTGCAAACTTTATCTTACGCACCTGGCCATGGGTTTTAACAGGACTCGTATGTTTGGTTGTATTCCCGTTGCATGATGCAGACTTATTCCAAGCAGAAGGAGGAATCGTTCAATCCGATAGAGAGATTGCATATCCGATGCTTATGAAGATCGTTTTGCCTGCCGGATGTTTGGGATTTGTATTTGTAAGCTTGATGGCAGCATTTATGTCGACTGCAGATACTCATATCAACTGGGGAGCCAGCTATTTAGTTAACGATCTATATTTAAGATTTCTAAAACCGGATGCAGGAAATAAACAAACCGTTATCGCTGGAAGGATCGCAGTGGTCTTGATGGCGGGGATCGCTATCTTAGTTGCGACTCAAATGAATTCAATTGCATCTGCTTGGAAATTTTTCTTAGCAATGGCCTCAGGCTTGGGTCTGCCACAAATCTTAAGATGGATCTGGTGGCGAGTTAATGCTTGGACAGAATTATCCGGAATGGGAACCGCCTTGGTCCTTTCATTAATTTTGTATAAAGTATATCCGGATGTAAATGCAGATTACCTTCTATTCTTTACCGCCTTAGGAAGTGTGATCGTTTCTATTTTAGTGACTTTTTTGACCGCTCCAGTTCCGGATAAAGTATTGGATGCATTTGTAACCAAATTACAACCTTTCGGTTTCTGGGGAAAATGGGGTGGAGTTTCCGCTCGCAAAAAATTCTATTCCAGGATCCGGATCTGGTTATTGGCGATCTTCTCCTTATACGCTTGGCTTTTTGGAATAGGGTATATTCTACAATTGAAATATGTATTAGGCGGTATTTTCCTTATCTGCGGAATAGTTTCAGGACTTATAGTTTTGAAGTTATGGGAAAAGAAGGATTCAGTTTCCTGATATAAATTGTCTTTTTGACGATCGCGATTTTCTGTCCGTCCGGATCGAATACTTCTATAGAATAGATCCGGATCGTTTTTCTTTTAGCTCTACATTCTTCTTGGATGGATTTTATATCTTCGGGAGAAACTTCTATTTCTACTATGAGGTCTTGGTTACTTGCTTTTAGGAAATCAATCTCTGCGTTAGTATCTAAAACAAGGTATTCGGAGCCCAAATTTTCAGAAATGGAATATACATACAGAGGATCTACGAATGCATAGATTGCTCCGCCAAAATGAAGTCCATTATAACCTTTGGTCTTATTATTAAATGGGAATCGGACTTTTAGTTTTAGAAGATCTTCGGATACAAATTCAAATCTCGGACCAAGTCTATGATAGACTGGCCAATTTTTTCGGATCATCCTATTAAATCTAAATAGTTTCCATTTTTTTAATATTCTTTTGAAAGGACCGGCTTCCAAAGTGGAGAGGGATAATTGATACATACTTTCCTCCTGTATGATAATGTCCTTTTCTGAAAATATTTAGTTTTATGTCAAACTAAATGGGTCTGTTTGGATTCAGAACTTTTCCAGGATCAATCTAGTAGATTGAATCCTTTTGACGATTTGATGAAAATCCTAAGGTTTTAGGGTTAGAAACCTGTTCGGATCGAGGAGAAAAAAAGCTTTTCAGC is a window from the Leptospira andrefontaineae genome containing:
- a CDS encoding cytidylyltransferase domain-containing protein, translating into MSGIHSTPKPKIRSLFAFIQARTGSTRFPKKVIRPIPSNSDKTILDHIHSRVLKILPNSRIIYLIPEGDSELGSFLKKNGMNHFFGPLEDVRQRYILASEKFGADAILRLTGDNPFYDTTHLDLLIQTFIESDSDLAYFKGLPLGTGGEVFRTSALLDLSASQQEERHKEHVSIHIKEDPTQYKITAIRSLLTKEEGSRLANFRLTVDTPEDFETISDLISQNSFETINNFNTKEFLEWEKETPSLFQKNLDVPQVKFDLPSPNRKIKGKIGVLVAPSKEFGSGHFSRTSLLYSFLPYRDWEPEWLSIFPKDGEYNILLIDYRDIEIPISYQKTKVLLLDHFGEDKEKYDFWDLLPHPGNDPNFNWEQILIPPNLISSAISEDKIPTKEYRIFCYAGNLGKEESENLDKFLIQNSSKKRIRIGGTPPGTNEIEYFPRLSRVQYLQTLRSSEKFLGYFGQSVFEALYLKIPSATFSISPIHRELSSILEKYKIPFTDLDQKTEFSLGTKTVGENGYKLLLDKIDSLL
- a CDS encoding spiro-SPASM protein is translated as MKYPPQAIVFYLKEDLISVKGNIDQGNQLRYLELTLKKLSSVLKGIRVYSNRKLGPAEESKKIISQLEYSDFIIIESRSEAEFFSKICDSLPDSRTGDPEWDETCFLVFDGFAPILDPALTEELILRHEKYLAQYSYSENLPPGIVPRILSREFVRSLPAEYSGGTQDFLAKNINQFDTEIFYTSPDLRQWRLDFSANNPRSFRLLSSFLKEKENWKYDEIQSFLISRPEIFRSAPSYYEVELYRGCEYECNFCPRQNLKPEDDNIILDPQVLEKLLSQAENLGLPYSVCFGGLGEPTLHPKFSELVQKTLASANLKELFIESALYGDLSGFIKLLSSLKEEEKKKVSLIVNMTTRDKKAYSLLYGKDNLDKVLQNLTAISQVLPKSSIHLQFLKIQEVDPELDSWYEQAQKEGYEIILQKYNSYSDVLPQRRASDLTPLGRDFCWHISRDIYLNADGQVSICKQTPGSKKHSIGNLNQDSLEQIWAKGNPFFTSSAKGAHESIPAPCLSCDEWYTFNA
- a CDS encoding putative peptidyl-prolyl cis-trans isomerase, encoding MFPGSSASFSRKLALFSGIVSLSVFTSEIRPAESLNKIIATVGNQSISELDFDDAQDKYQKLSNTKYLKNEDMRKSLRTRIIDFLIDRAVVDSIAEDESIQVNEKRLESEIEKRMEFMGVTSRKQFEKAVESSAGMSYELWYTELPYQIKKTQLMQYKVPNHPPSDKDIRSWYAQNREKVGFEVQYRQIAISPNNDSITEESRIHKEASEIKKNVLSDPASFGLIAGSPRNTDANLRARKGLMDWVSSFELYKTNRSVAVALSTIPVGSVSEVFRDERKRYCIVKVEGKRPTPLENVRQGIVNLLSREKEDENFMKWVRESRSTVPIQIFDEAYKKENKIPDQQETLNLD
- a CDS encoding aspartate kinase is translated as MANIIVQKYGGTSVGSPDRIRNVAGRIKRYHEEGNHVVVVVSAMGHTTDELVDLADKITKNPPKREMDMLLSTGEQVSISLLAMALWDAGVPAKSFTGSQIKMITDGNFSNAKIQGVDRSRIDAALNEGNVVIVAGFQGIDQNENITTLGRGGSDTSAVALAAVLGAKECEIYTDVDGVYTADPRVVPQATKHSQITYEEMLELASLGAGVLHSRSVELGMNYDVVIHVRSSFNNNPGTLVVNEDKIMEKLKVSGVTAKNDQARITIADVPDKPGLAAVLFGDLSSKDILVDVIVQSSPYNGRNTISFTVPKKDLVQALPILESFSNSQGANKPEINEEISIVSAVGIGMKSHVGVAAQMFKALAEKEINIEMISTSEIKISCVIPRIHAETAVNKIHETFGLSKNG
- a CDS encoding sodium:solute symporter family protein; translation: MFSPIDWYLILAYIIFAFSVGLLLSSKAGESLSSYFVADRKLPWWWLGTSMVATTFAADTPLVITGMVALDGVGGNWLWWSWAIGYLIITVFFAASWRKAEVLTDVEFVELRYSGTGAVILRAAKAFFLSILFNSIILGWVFKAMSKITAPFLDWNVLLGAEVFGSISDVWPSFLLLGDLNTTLTVLILFSVVVFYSSMGGIQGVILTDLFQFALGIGGAILFAIFAIQYVGGLEGLYSKLETLYPGKSESIISFWPRIGEEEHGLPLQVFLIFIGVQWWIQYHSDGSGYLAQRLHTAKTPKDAELGSLWFNIANFILRTWPWVLTGLVCLVVFPLHDADLFQAEGGIVQSDREIAYPMLMKIVLPAGCLGFVFVSLMAAFMSTADTHINWGASYLVNDLYLRFLKPDAGNKQTVIAGRIAVVLMAGIAILVATQMNSIASAWKFFLAMASGLGLPQILRWIWWRVNAWTELSGMGTALVLSLILYKVYPDVNADYLLFFTALGSVIVSILVTFLTAPVPDKVLDAFVTKLQPFGFWGKWGGVSARKKFYSRIRIWLLAIFSLYAWLFGIGYILQLKYVLGGIFLICGIVSGLIVLKLWEKKDSVS
- a CDS encoding PaaI family thioesterase, producing the protein MYQLSLSTLEAGPFKRILKKWKLFRFNRMIRKNWPVYHRLGPRFEFVSEDLLKLKVRFPFNNKTKGYNGLHFGGAIYAFVDPLYVYSISENLGSEYLVLDTNAEIDFLKASNQDLIVEIEVSPEDIKSIQEECRAKRKTIRIYSIEVFDPDGQKIAIVKKTIYIRKLNPSFPITSKL